From Vicinamibacterales bacterium, a single genomic window includes:
- a CDS encoding glycosyltransferase family 4 protein, which yields MKVVVCWAGLQGYVAACLRALNQVPSVDLHVLHLDFQDVPVQEELLHEVSNRRLMAAASNLEIPDLVSHRNPDVVLICGWFYPQYRRLVHTPALRGAKFVLGMDTPWTGAWPQRVNQIRLRGFMRRMDKVVVAGPRSAECARRLGVPRGRIANGLYGFDYTAFRERGRRLDAAPDWPKRFLFAGRYAHVKGIDILVDAYRRYRARVAAPWPLDCCGTGPESSLITGEGIHDLGYVLPSELPGVFADHGTFLMPSREEPWGVAIGEAAATGLPLICTDVCGATIDILRSYYNGIAIPPGDAAALADAMVWMHQNHGRMREFGERSRQLAHPFSAETWAQRMHAYFASVLAARESGAAPR from the coding sequence ATGAAAGTCGTGGTCTGCTGGGCGGGCCTGCAAGGATACGTCGCCGCCTGTCTCCGCGCGCTGAATCAGGTTCCGTCGGTCGATCTTCACGTCCTTCACCTCGACTTTCAAGATGTGCCGGTGCAGGAAGAACTGTTGCACGAGGTGTCGAATCGCAGATTGATGGCTGCGGCGTCCAACCTGGAGATTCCTGATCTGGTCAGCCACCGCAATCCAGACGTGGTCTTGATCTGTGGTTGGTTCTATCCACAGTACCGCCGCCTCGTCCATACGCCGGCCCTGCGGGGCGCGAAGTTTGTGTTGGGCATGGATACGCCTTGGACGGGAGCGTGGCCGCAACGCGTCAACCAGATCCGCCTCAGGGGATTCATGCGCCGCATGGACAAGGTGGTTGTTGCGGGTCCCCGCAGCGCGGAGTGTGCCCGACGGCTCGGAGTGCCTCGCGGACGCATCGCTAACGGCCTGTATGGCTTCGACTACACGGCATTCCGCGAGCGCGGCCGCCGCCTCGACGCCGCCCCCGACTGGCCCAAGCGGTTCTTGTTTGCCGGACGTTATGCGCACGTGAAGGGGATCGACATCCTGGTCGACGCGTATCGGCGCTACCGTGCCCGGGTGGCCGCCCCCTGGCCCCTCGACTGTTGCGGCACGGGCCCGGAGTCGAGCTTGATCACCGGGGAGGGGATTCACGATCTCGGTTACGTCCTGCCCAGTGAGCTGCCCGGCGTGTTCGCCGACCATGGCACGTTCCTCATGCCGAGTCGCGAGGAGCCTTGGGGCGTCGCTATCGGGGAGGCGGCTGCGACCGGGCTGCCGCTGATATGCACTGACGTATGCGGTGCGACCATCGATATTCTGCGTTCGTACTACAACGGGATCGCCATACCTCCTGGCGACGCGGCCGCACTTGCTGATGCCATGGTGTGGATGCACCAGAATCACGGCCGGATGCGCGAGTTTGGTGAGCGCAGTCGGCAACTCGCGCATCCCTTCTCCGCGGAAACCTGGGCGCAACGCATGCACGCGTACTTTGCGTCGGTATTGGCGGCTCGCGAATCAGGTGCCGCACCCAGATGA
- a CDS encoding DUF362 domain-containing protein, whose product MQSAIGHLCPRHVVIKPNWVLHETDPRHPIRALVTDARVIVATARAAAELFSEARITIGDCPLQRADWPLLCQQSGLSAAMADLEQTFGSRLTFRDLRRDVYVYEDGRLVLKSGGAHGDPLGYKEVSLGAVSHLEEISDQADRFAIHDHDWAKTRAYHQHGDHRYFVAQTFLDADLVINLPKWKTHSKSGLTAALKNLVGINGDKAYLPHFSRGAPSWGGDEYWDSGRWVYWTQNTLREFFRTRWWWLYRLMRPFWLAFKKVRSAVLRLGDGPPPDFYVGGGSWHGNQTIWRMIYDLNMVIQCVDAEGILHAEPQRHYFCIVDGLICGEGDGPLFPDPREMEWIVFGVDPFAIDATLAWFMGFDESRMPILSQRSRYLGPGWGRFDTATLPVSVDGRIGPLASFPTPRPFAPPPGWLGWVER is encoded by the coding sequence ATGCAGTCCGCGATCGGTCACCTGTGCCCGCGGCACGTGGTGATCAAGCCCAACTGGGTGCTTCACGAAACCGATCCGCGTCACCCAATTCGCGCGCTCGTGACCGACGCTCGAGTGATCGTCGCCACGGCCAGGGCGGCGGCGGAACTGTTTTCCGAGGCCCGCATCACGATCGGTGATTGTCCACTCCAGCGTGCCGATTGGCCGTTGCTGTGCCAGCAATCCGGGCTATCGGCCGCGATGGCCGATCTGGAACAGACCTTCGGCAGCCGTCTCACATTCCGCGATCTCCGCAGGGACGTTTATGTCTACGAAGATGGGCGGTTGGTGCTGAAATCCGGGGGCGCCCACGGCGACCCGCTTGGCTACAAGGAAGTAAGCCTCGGTGCCGTCAGCCACCTCGAAGAGATCTCCGATCAGGCCGATCGATTCGCAATCCACGATCATGACTGGGCCAAGACCCGCGCATACCACCAGCACGGCGACCACCGGTACTTCGTGGCTCAGACGTTTCTCGACGCCGACCTGGTGATTAACCTTCCGAAATGGAAGACGCACTCCAAGTCGGGACTGACCGCGGCCTTGAAGAATCTGGTCGGTATCAATGGCGACAAGGCGTACTTGCCGCACTTTAGCCGCGGCGCGCCGAGTTGGGGCGGGGATGAGTACTGGGACAGCGGGAGATGGGTTTACTGGACGCAGAACACCCTGCGCGAGTTCTTCCGGACCCGATGGTGGTGGCTCTACCGGCTGATGCGGCCGTTCTGGTTGGCATTCAAGAAGGTCAGAAGCGCGGTGCTGCGTCTCGGCGACGGACCACCGCCGGACTTCTACGTGGGCGGTGGCAGCTGGCATGGCAATCAGACCATTTGGCGAATGATCTACGACCTGAACATGGTCATCCAATGCGTCGATGCGGAGGGCATCCTGCACGCCGAGCCGCAGCGTCACTACTTCTGCATTGTCGACGGGCTCATCTGCGGCGAGGGTGACGGCCCGCTCTTTCCCGACCCGCGCGAGATGGAGTGGATAGTCTTCGGCGTTGACCCATTCGCGATCGACGCGACCCTTGCCTGGTTCATGGGCTTTGACGAGTCGCGGATGCCGATCCTGTCGCAGCGCAGCCGTTACCTGGGCCCGGGTTGGGGCCGCTTTGACACCGCAACCCTGCCGGTGTCGGTCGACGGCCGCATCGGGCCGCTCGCATCCTTTCCGACTCCTCGCCCCTTCGCCCCGCCTCCCGGGTGGCTCGGATGGGTCGAGCGATGA
- a CDS encoding sugar-transfer associated ATP-grasp domain-containing protein has product MRATLKRAELVRYWWEYRGRLRTMLQVVDPDGAVRLSAAERRVVRDYWMGFGVSYVNSDWYRLFKVLLGTVDPRFVPEEIFRTRLEPFLCRRDVSAAYHDKNQLDRLLPDLPRPHTILRNIYGEYFDDLYQPVERRHVIGFLAERKGEHFLKPAISGTGSGHNVARVEFTPAGFQIGASVWSLADVERAYVQDFVVQEEVRQHESLARFHPQSLNTLRVITMRLDGAVRPIAATLRFGNGSHVDNGHAGGLLCGVRIADGTTTSFGCDVSFRRFERHPRSGEAFAGHTVVSFEAVLKLAVAAHRQLAYFDVLSCDVAVTDDGTPCLVEVNTFGQGVEPHQFLKGAPLFGDDTDTVLSLVARRRDAGWNS; this is encoded by the coding sequence GTGCGCGCAACTCTCAAGCGCGCTGAGCTGGTCCGGTATTGGTGGGAGTACCGAGGCCGCCTGCGCACGATGCTGCAAGTGGTGGATCCGGACGGCGCCGTCCGCCTGAGCGCTGCCGAACGTCGAGTCGTTCGCGACTACTGGATGGGATTCGGCGTGTCCTATGTGAATTCCGATTGGTATCGACTGTTCAAGGTGCTGTTGGGCACAGTGGATCCCCGGTTCGTTCCGGAGGAGATCTTCCGGACCCGGCTCGAGCCGTTCCTGTGCCGGCGCGATGTCTCGGCCGCATACCACGACAAGAACCAGCTCGATCGATTGCTGCCAGACCTGCCGCGACCGCACACCATCTTGCGCAATATCTATGGCGAATATTTCGATGACCTCTACCAGCCCGTGGAGCGCCGACACGTCATCGGCTTCCTGGCGGAGCGCAAGGGGGAGCATTTCTTGAAGCCGGCGATCTCAGGCACCGGCAGCGGCCACAATGTGGCCCGCGTGGAGTTTACGCCGGCCGGGTTCCAGATCGGTGCGTCGGTATGGTCGCTGGCAGACGTCGAGCGAGCCTACGTACAGGATTTCGTGGTGCAAGAGGAGGTGCGGCAGCATGAATCGTTGGCACGGTTCCACCCCCAGTCGTTGAACACCTTGCGTGTCATAACCATGCGCCTGGACGGTGCCGTCCGGCCGATTGCCGCGACGCTGCGTTTCGGCAACGGGTCCCATGTGGACAACGGCCACGCCGGGGGCTTGTTGTGTGGCGTCCGCATCGCCGATGGCACGACAACGTCCTTTGGCTGCGACGTGTCGTTTCGCCGCTTCGAGCGGCACCCGCGCTCCGGCGAGGCCTTTGCTGGCCACACCGTCGTATCGTTCGAGGCAGTCCTGAAACTTGCAGTCGCGGCTCACCGCCAGCTGGCATACTTCGATGTGCTGTCGTGCGACGTCGCAGTCACCGATGACGGCACACCCTGCCTCGTCGAGGTCAATACCTTTGGCCAGGGGGTTGAGCCGCATCAGTTCCTGAAGGGTGCGCCACTGTTCGGCGATGATACCGACACGGTCCTGTCGCTGGTCGCGCGTCGGCGAGACGCGGGCTGGAATTCATGA
- a CDS encoding methyltransferase domain-containing protein produces the protein MSVNDRPVIDRWFLDHLACPRDHHAVRLDGLQLVCDGGHRYPIVEGVPVMLLDDAAATIDVLPASLTAATDAIDPTNLYLSSLSLSDDERQGIAALARQGSPIDPAVTYLIAATNGLMYKHLIGRLDRYPIPHLPLPAGNGRRLLDVGCSWGRWTIAASQQGYEAVGIDPSLGAVMAARRAAAQLGRPTRYLVGDARHLPFRDATFDVVYSYSVIQHLSPPDARRSVTEMGRVLRRGGAAKVQMPTRFGLRCLYHQARRRFREPVNFEVRYWTLPELRRLFSVIDDDVRFEVDGYFGIGLQKADAPLMTPMLAAILRVSEALKASSHVVRPLVWVADSVFVETVVRA, from the coding sequence ATGAGCGTCAACGACCGCCCGGTCATCGATCGCTGGTTCCTGGATCACCTGGCCTGTCCGCGCGATCACCACGCCGTGCGGCTCGATGGCTTGCAGCTGGTCTGCGATGGCGGGCACCGCTATCCGATCGTCGAGGGCGTGCCGGTGATGCTGCTGGATGACGCGGCTGCCACGATCGACGTGCTGCCGGCGTCGCTGACCGCGGCCACTGACGCGATTGACCCGACCAACCTGTACCTGTCGTCGCTCAGCCTGAGCGACGACGAGCGCCAGGGGATTGCGGCGCTGGCGCGGCAGGGGAGTCCCATCGACCCGGCGGTCACCTACCTCATCGCCGCCACCAATGGCCTGATGTACAAGCACCTCATCGGCCGCCTCGATCGCTATCCGATTCCCCATCTGCCGTTGCCGGCGGGCAACGGTCGCCGGTTATTGGACGTTGGCTGCAGCTGGGGGCGCTGGACCATCGCTGCCAGCCAGCAGGGCTACGAGGCCGTGGGCATTGACCCCTCCCTGGGCGCCGTCATGGCCGCGCGCCGGGCGGCGGCGCAGCTCGGCCGGCCCACCCGCTACCTGGTCGGCGACGCCCGGCACTTGCCCTTCAGGGACGCCACCTTCGACGTGGTCTACTCCTACAGCGTGATTCAACACCTCTCTCCGCCGGACGCGCGCCGTTCGGTGACCGAAATGGGACGCGTGTTGCGGCGCGGCGGCGCGGCGAAGGTCCAGATGCCCACCCGATTCGGCCTGCGGTGCCTCTATCATCAGGCGCGGCGGCGGTTTCGCGAACCGGTGAACTTCGAAGTGCGCTACTGGACGCTGCCGGAGTTGCGGCGGTTGTTCTCGGTGATTGATGACGACGTGCGGTTCGAGGTGGACGGCTACTTCGGGATCGGCCTGCAGAAGGCGGATGCGCCGTTGATGACGCCAATGCTGGCCGCGATCCTGCGGGTGTCGGAAGCATTGAAGGCGTCCAGTCACGTGGTGCGCCCGCTAGTGTGGGTAGCCGACAGTGTGTTCGTGGAAACGGTCGTCCGCGCATGA